The Acidianus manzaensis genome has a window encoding:
- a CDS encoding 4-hydroxyphenylacetate 3-hydroxylase family protein gives MGLRTGQEYLDAIKVRNKAEIYVLGKEVKDVTTNPFLKPSVLAFKATFDAPWEEDTKDLARAWSPFINEEVNRFNHIHRSREDLAAKVKLLRKISHKVGACFQRCVGFDALNTLYITTELMAQHGKTEPKEKFVEYLKTVQKKDLALAGAMTDAKGVRTLKPSQQPNKDAYVRITEVTKDGIYVSGAKANITGVAASEEIVVLPTRAMGPEDQDYAVAFAVPTDTEGIKIVVGRQLNDARRLEGGDIDSIPYFYNHEGLVIFDNVFIPMERVFLMRDWEYTNQLVEIFAAYHRQGYGGCKAGLGDVIIGASYNLAKQMGVEKASHIQDKITEEIFLTETMYSAGIAASLNGIEVCPGCFWVNPMHANVTKHLVTRFPSQISQLAIDIAGGIVGTAPSEWDLKNPKLKEYIAKYLQGVEGYTAEDRIRMTRLIENVALGVAFQIESVHGAGSPAAQRIMFSRLYDLSYSEEVAKRLAGMKSDVHFKNSAEPWRLSETEKLASKTQKTKDNK, from the coding sequence ATGGGTTTAAGAACTGGTCAAGAATATCTAGACGCGATAAAAGTAAGGAATAAGGCTGAAATTTATGTGTTAGGAAAAGAAGTAAAAGATGTTACTACTAATCCTTTCCTAAAACCTTCTGTTTTAGCTTTTAAGGCAACTTTCGATGCTCCTTGGGAAGAAGATACTAAAGATTTAGCCAGAGCATGGAGTCCTTTCATAAATGAAGAAGTAAATAGGTTTAATCATATTCATAGATCTAGAGAAGATTTAGCAGCAAAGGTAAAATTATTAAGAAAGATAAGCCACAAAGTAGGAGCATGTTTTCAACGTTGTGTAGGATTTGATGCACTGAACACATTATACATAACTACTGAATTAATGGCACAACATGGTAAAACGGAACCAAAGGAAAAATTTGTAGAATATCTAAAGACTGTACAAAAGAAGGATTTAGCATTAGCAGGCGCTATGACTGACGCTAAAGGAGTTAGAACTTTAAAACCAAGCCAACAACCAAATAAGGATGCTTATGTTAGAATTACAGAAGTTACTAAAGATGGAATCTATGTTTCTGGAGCTAAGGCAAATATTACTGGAGTTGCAGCTAGCGAAGAAATAGTTGTTTTACCTACCAGAGCAATGGGACCTGAAGATCAAGATTATGCAGTAGCTTTTGCTGTACCCACAGATACTGAAGGAATAAAGATTGTAGTAGGAAGACAATTAAATGATGCTAGAAGACTAGAAGGAGGAGATATAGACTCGATACCGTACTTCTATAATCATGAGGGATTAGTAATTTTTGATAATGTTTTCATCCCAATGGAAAGAGTATTCCTGATGAGAGATTGGGAATATACTAATCAATTAGTTGAAATATTTGCAGCTTATCACAGACAAGGATATGGAGGATGTAAGGCAGGATTAGGAGATGTAATAATAGGTGCTTCTTACAATTTAGCTAAACAAATGGGTGTAGAAAAAGCTTCACATATTCAAGATAAAATTACTGAGGAAATATTCTTAACTGAAACTATGTATTCCGCAGGAATTGCAGCTAGTTTAAACGGTATAGAAGTATGCCCAGGATGTTTCTGGGTTAATCCTATGCATGCTAATGTTACAAAACATCTAGTTACTAGATTTCCATCTCAAATATCTCAATTAGCTATTGACATTGCAGGAGGTATTGTTGGGACAGCTCCGAGCGAATGGGATTTAAAGAATCCTAAACTGAAAGAGTATATAGCAAAGTATTTACAAGGAGTAGAAGGATATACAGCAGAAGATCGTATAAGAATGACTAGGCTTATAGAAAACGTAGCATTAGGCGTTGCATTTCAAATTGAATCAGTCCATGGAGCAGGAAGCCCAGCAGCCCAAAGAATTATGTTTAGTAGGCTGTATGATTTAAGTTATTCAGAAGAAGTAGCCAAAAGATTAGCAGGAATGAAGTCTGATGTTCATTTTAAGAATTCAGCTGAACCATGGAGGCTAAGTGAAACTGAAAAATTAGCTTCAAAAACGCAAAAAACAAAAGATAATAAGTAA
- a CDS encoding trimeric intracellular cation channel family protein — protein sequence MSLILIITNYIGIVAFSVSGSIKAIEKRMDLLGIITLGFSTSLAGGILADLLLGITPPTNLIYLPYPTASFLTSIMTFLYFRKFNIINKILIYADALGLGAFTASGASLAYHLSPSPLLVIMVGTITAVGGGVLRDILANDIPLVLTKEFYATSAIIGSSAYYILAYLNIPAYTNSSIVLLLTFFLRVIAIMKKWKLPSIN from the coding sequence GTGAGTTTGATATTAATTATTACTAATTATATAGGAATTGTGGCTTTTTCAGTTTCTGGATCTATAAAGGCTATAGAAAAAAGAATGGATCTTCTAGGAATTATCACACTTGGATTCTCTACATCTTTAGCAGGAGGTATTTTAGCTGATTTATTGCTTGGAATAACTCCACCTACTAACTTAATCTATTTACCTTATCCTACAGCTTCCTTTTTAACTAGTATAATGACATTTCTTTACTTTAGAAAATTTAACATTATTAATAAGATCTTGATTTATGCAGATGCGTTAGGATTAGGCGCTTTTACTGCTTCCGGCGCTTCTTTAGCTTATCATCTATCTCCATCACCTTTACTAGTTATAATGGTCGGAACTATAACTGCAGTTGGAGGGGGAGTATTAAGAGATATTCTAGCAAATGACATACCTCTAGTTCTTACAAAGGAATTTTATGCTACCTCAGCTATAATTGGATCGTCAGCGTATTATATTTTAGCTTACCTTAATATTCCAGCTTATACTAACTCTAGTATTGTTTTACTTTTGACGTTCTTTTTAAGGGTAATAGCTATAATGAAAAAATGGAAATTACCTTCTATTAATTAA
- a CDS encoding DUF504 domain-containing protein, which yields MKIKEAINMIIWKYKDRKEDFQLVIRDRFVNEVEIPFKDIQRVDNNYIYLYNETIIPLHRVLRIKKGNITIWRRYST from the coding sequence ATGAAGATAAAGGAAGCGATTAATATGATTATTTGGAAGTATAAGGACAGGAAAGAAGATTTTCAACTTGTGATTAGGGATAGATTTGTGAATGAGGTTGAAATACCATTTAAAGATATCCAGAGAGTTGATAATAATTATATTTATTTATATAATGAGACAATAATACCTTTACATAGAGTTTTAAGAATTAAGAAGGGTAATATTACAATTTGGAGAAGGTATTCTACTTAG
- a CDS encoding thermopsin family protease, which produces MLKLVGILVLITLLILPSIAFINNGFNSNHVLQRQLPLAPYPYTKAPYIWFPILYRYVNIGASQQLIVESNFSSTYILSVFTPTQFDYWVLGGSCDAEYVIPVSTGTYYIPLPKGEYVIAINHAVNINSSEIKLYIGSLDFYSLFYSDRSSVSTGIASYGFYNYSDHLSTYSIKTSAILGYFNISSLQVKGDLASLQMNAVLQINGYEKEELWLQNVILFNTGLHYYSPTDEIWNFSSYLANISISGNGNINTYNSRTYYSYEPSYYSDTPYSVPLAGYLVDNISIVHGKGVYIRFGYIIIQSSNLVPPTVNYYDTVFVKCPEVESANIVVRPNFTGSLNPYDVELVFGGYYPNSEAIFTSLNAKLSLMYDSNDKWVAFPSIMSYGLNSLETAGNIHTEIKNGQAIVKSGNSLQGFLTNKFNPIIPGFTFVNESGKVFYTTSSFTVNISKYIMKENNTLNYTLDDIILNEDGISKVINNGYTIQPNNFWFETISIVPYYSVYDFVTINYPNCTFSGWIRNSTSIVLPKFINISSAERYVLNSSSLVAVVSPMIISPRYVLQYLVSIYYPNKHIQDWFNNGSVVSFPKFINVSSAERYVLNGSSELIIKGPVSFVVPYVLQYYVSLSLPNGTIVGWFNNGTKIILPTIINISPTDRYLINISNIYIIHKSVSFVVPYVLQYYVSLSLPNGTIVGWFNNGTKIILPRIINLTKELFTLKSPLMLIVDKSINYTPIYSLKYLEKIILPNGSIEKYVRDGEYITLPSIIQISNNERYILNSTANILVNSSEIIKPLYITQYLVKINGNTEWVDKGEKITIEIFTTPFFLVRWIGNVHVFNGETVTVNKPIDIRSEETISPLDYLLLAIFLIIIGFIVYTKKFRHR; this is translated from the coding sequence ATGTTAAAGTTAGTAGGAATTCTAGTGCTCATAACTTTGCTCATTCTTCCTTCTATTGCATTTATTAATAATGGGTTCAATTCAAATCATGTTTTACAACGACAATTACCATTAGCTCCGTATCCTTATACTAAAGCTCCTTACATTTGGTTTCCTATTCTTTATAGATATGTGAATATTGGCGCTAGCCAACAGTTAATTGTAGAAAGTAATTTTTCTTCTACATATATTCTTTCAGTATTTACCCCTACGCAGTTTGACTATTGGGTGTTAGGTGGCTCGTGCGATGCCGAATATGTTATACCTGTTTCTACTGGAACTTATTATATTCCTTTACCAAAAGGTGAATATGTAATTGCAATTAATCACGCAGTTAATATAAATTCAAGTGAAATCAAATTATATATAGGTAGTTTAGATTTTTATTCACTTTTCTATTCTGATAGAAGTTCTGTTTCTACTGGTATAGCATCATATGGATTTTACAATTATTCTGATCATCTTTCTACTTATAGTATAAAGACATCTGCAATTTTAGGATATTTTAATATATCTTCTTTGCAAGTTAAGGGTGATCTAGCGTCACTTCAGATGAATGCAGTTTTGCAGATAAATGGATATGAAAAGGAGGAATTATGGCTTCAAAATGTAATCCTTTTTAACACTGGTTTGCATTATTACTCTCCTACTGATGAAATATGGAATTTTTCTTCATATTTAGCTAACATTAGTATTTCGGGTAATGGAAATATTAATACCTATAACTCTAGAACGTATTATTCATATGAACCTTCCTATTATTCCGATACTCCGTATTCTGTTCCATTAGCTGGTTATTTAGTAGATAACATTTCTATAGTACACGGAAAAGGAGTCTATATTAGGTTTGGCTATATCATAATTCAATCAAGTAATTTGGTTCCTCCAACAGTAAATTACTATGATACTGTGTTTGTGAAATGTCCTGAAGTTGAATCAGCTAACATAGTTGTAAGGCCTAATTTTACTGGCAGTTTAAATCCTTATGATGTTGAATTGGTTTTTGGAGGATATTATCCTAATAGTGAGGCAATTTTCACTTCACTTAATGCTAAACTTAGTTTGATGTATGATAGTAACGATAAGTGGGTTGCTTTTCCAAGTATAATGTCATATGGGTTAAATTCTCTAGAAACTGCAGGAAATATTCATACTGAAATTAAAAATGGCCAGGCTATTGTTAAGTCTGGCAATTCTCTTCAAGGATTCTTGACAAATAAGTTTAATCCAATTATACCAGGATTTACATTTGTTAACGAAAGTGGTAAGGTATTTTATACAACTTCATCTTTCACAGTTAATATATCAAAATATATTATGAAAGAGAATAATACATTAAATTATACTCTTGATGATATAATACTTAATGAGGATGGAATATCAAAGGTAATTAATAATGGCTATACAATTCAGCCAAATAATTTCTGGTTTGAAACTATTTCTATCGTTCCTTACTATTCAGTTTATGATTTTGTTACTATTAACTATCCTAATTGCACATTTTCTGGATGGATTAGGAATAGTACTAGCATTGTTTTACCAAAATTTATCAATATTTCTTCTGCTGAAAGGTATGTGTTGAATAGTTCTTCTTTAGTCGCGGTAGTTTCTCCAATGATAATTTCTCCTAGATATGTTTTGCAGTATCTTGTAAGTATATATTATCCAAATAAGCATATACAAGATTGGTTTAATAATGGTTCTGTAGTTTCATTTCCTAAATTTATCAATGTCTCTTCTGCTGAAAGGTATGTGTTGAATGGTTCATCGGAATTGATTATAAAAGGTCCGGTTAGTTTTGTTGTTCCTTATGTTTTGCAGTATTATGTTTCTCTTAGTTTGCCTAATGGTACTATTGTTGGTTGGTTTAATAATGGCACAAAGATAATATTGCCTACTATTATCAATATTTCCCCTACTGATAGATATTTAATTAATATATCTAATATTTATATAATTCATAAATCGGTTAGTTTTGTTGTTCCTTATGTTTTGCAGTATTATGTTTCTCTTAGTTTGCCTAATGGTACTATTGTTGGTTGGTTTAATAATGGCACAAAGATAATATTGCCTAGAATAATTAATTTGACAAAAGAATTATTTACTTTAAAGTCTCCTTTAATGTTGATTGTTGATAAATCTATTAATTATACTCCAATATATTCATTAAAGTATCTTGAAAAAATTATACTTCCAAATGGTTCAATTGAGAAATATGTAAGAGATGGCGAATATATTACTTTGCCTTCAATTATTCAGATATCAAATAATGAGAGGTATATTTTAAATTCTACTGCTAATATATTGGTAAATTCTAGTGAAATTATCAAACCTCTATATATTACTCAATATTTAGTTAAAATAAATGGTAACACTGAATGGGTAGATAAAGGTGAGAAAATTACTATAGAAATATTTACTACACCATTTTTCTTAGTAAGATGGATAGGCAATGTTCATGTATTCAATGGCGAAACTGTAACTGTGAATAAGCCTATAGATATCAGATCAGAGGAAACCATTAGTCCTTTAGACTATTTACTTCTAGCTATATTCCTTATTATAATAGGGTTTATTGTATATACGAAAAAATTCAGACATAGATAA
- a CDS encoding arylmalonate decarboxylase: MPGGRARIGVILPSNNAAMEYDLWKMAPEGVTIHATRMKPTKGCEPQNVEEFRKEIYDAYYLLHEVSDIIIYGRTYGTHKHGNIIKEIIKDVVIPEEAVIEILRKLKVKKVWVGTPYIKERTLEEVQWIKNEGFEVTGYDGLGKIRGVDISNTPIFTIYRLVKRNLEDVMKADAVYIACTALSTFEASKYLYEDLNIPVITENTAAMWMTLQRLKISSNNIFGFKL, from the coding sequence ATGCCAGGTGGTAGAGCTAGAATTGGTGTAATACTTCCTTCAAATAATGCTGCTATGGAATATGATTTATGGAAGATGGCGCCAGAAGGAGTAACAATACATGCGACTAGAATGAAACCAACTAAAGGATGCGAACCACAAAATGTAGAGGAATTTAGAAAGGAAATATATGATGCGTATTATTTGCTTCATGAAGTTTCTGATATAATTATTTACGGTAGAACTTATGGAACACATAAACATGGAAATATAATTAAAGAAATTATAAAGGACGTAGTTATACCAGAAGAAGCTGTTATTGAAATCTTAAGAAAATTGAAAGTTAAAAAGGTATGGGTAGGCACTCCATATATAAAAGAACGAACATTAGAGGAAGTCCAATGGATTAAAAATGAAGGCTTTGAAGTTACTGGTTATGATGGTTTAGGTAAAATAAGAGGAGTAGATATTTCTAATACTCCAATATTTACAATCTATAGACTAGTGAAAAGAAATCTGGAAGATGTTATGAAAGCTGATGCTGTTTATATAGCTTGTACTGCACTATCTACTTTTGAAGCTTCCAAATATCTTTACGAAGATCTTAATATTCCAGTAATTACTGAAAATACTGCAGCTATGTGGATGACACTTCAGAGACTAAAGATATCAAGCAATAATATCTTTGGATTCAAGTTATAA